Proteins encoded by one window of Paenibacillus urinalis:
- a CDS encoding FAD-dependent oxidoreductase gives MNDMNQEFTAAELPKSRESLWRGTVSLPSFERLSENLNTEVTVIGAGMTGITTAYLLAKEGYKVVLIEAGSILDGTTGHTTAKITSQHNLIYHELIQHFGHEQARLYYEANEEALRFIRSVITEKEIDCQLTEEDAYVYIQSENDLKKLKDEFDAYQQLAIPSVWHDKLPIPVPAVAGISVPNQAQFHPLSYLKKLVEELIHLGVKIYEKTTAADLKEEDNKVTVMLERGGHHITSEHVVVASHFPFHDPRMYFARMHAERSYAIAVEPETEFEGGMYVSYDKPERSVRSALYNGKKLLVIGGENHKTGQGISTHQHFEELVRFAGQHFGVKKVHFRWSAQDLVTIDKMPFIGPIGGAYERVLVATGFRKWGMTTSTVACRLLTDLIVGRHNPYTELVDPGRFKADPSIKNAVKDNLDVAKHLISGKLGLVHKKIEDIQPGEGAVVRHEGKRAGAYKDESGTLHLVDTTCTHLGCEVEWNSGECSWDCPCHGSRFTYDGSVLEGPAVEPLPKLDAHQA, from the coding sequence ATGAATGACATGAATCAGGAATTTACTGCAGCAGAGCTGCCGAAGAGCCGGGAATCGTTATGGCGTGGAACCGTCTCTCTGCCTTCATTTGAACGTTTGTCTGAGAACCTGAACACAGAAGTAACAGTTATTGGTGCCGGTATGACGGGGATTACTACCGCATATCTTCTCGCCAAGGAAGGCTATAAAGTTGTCCTTATTGAGGCAGGCTCAATCCTGGATGGAACGACAGGTCATACGACCGCGAAGATTACTTCCCAGCACAACCTGATTTATCACGAGCTCATTCAACATTTCGGCCATGAGCAGGCCCGACTGTATTATGAGGCCAATGAGGAAGCACTGCGTTTTATTCGAAGTGTCATTACCGAAAAAGAAATCGACTGTCAGCTGACGGAAGAGGACGCGTATGTCTATATTCAATCGGAGAATGATCTAAAGAAGCTGAAGGACGAATTCGATGCCTATCAGCAGCTGGCTATTCCCAGTGTGTGGCATGATAAGCTGCCGATTCCGGTACCGGCTGTAGCGGGGATCAGTGTGCCGAATCAGGCACAGTTCCATCCACTCTCTTATCTCAAGAAGCTGGTTGAAGAGCTGATCCACCTCGGCGTTAAGATCTATGAAAAAACGACGGCTGCTGACCTCAAAGAGGAGGATAACAAGGTGACCGTCATGCTGGAAAGAGGCGGCCATCACATTACAAGCGAGCATGTGGTCGTGGCAAGTCATTTTCCGTTCCATGATCCACGTATGTACTTTGCCCGTATGCATGCAGAGCGCTCCTACGCCATTGCTGTGGAGCCGGAAACGGAGTTTGAGGGCGGCATGTATGTAAGCTACGACAAGCCGGAGCGCTCTGTCCGCTCTGCACTGTACAATGGCAAGAAGCTCCTCGTTATTGGCGGAGAGAATCATAAGACGGGTCAGGGCATCAGCACACATCAGCATTTTGAAGAGCTCGTTCGGTTTGCCGGACAGCATTTTGGTGTGAAAAAGGTGCATTTCCGCTGGTCTGCACAGGACCTGGTCACCATCGACAAGATGCCGTTCATCGGACCGATTGGCGGAGCTTATGAGAGGGTGCTGGTCGCCACCGGCTTCCGCAAATGGGGGATGACAACGAGTACTGTTGCCTGCAGACTTCTGACGGATCTCATCGTCGGCCGCCACAATCCTTATACAGAATTGGTTGATCCCGGCCGGTTCAAGGCTGATCCTTCGATTAAGAACGCCGTAAAGGATAATCTGGATGTAGCCAAGCATCTCATCTCGGGCAAACTGGGTCTCGTTCACAAGAAGATTGAGGATATTCAGCCTGGTGAGGGTGCTGTTGTACGACATGAAGGCAAGCGCGCCGGAGCCTATAAGGATGAATCCGGTACGCTGCATCTTGTCGATACGACATGCACCCATCTGGGCTGTGAGGTGGAATGGAACTCGGGCGAATGCTCGTGGGACTGCCCTTGCCATGGCTCGCGGTTTACTTATGACGGTTCCGTCCTTGAAGGACCTGCAGTGGAGCCTTTACCTAAGCTTGATGCACATCAGGCTTAG